The window CAGTCCGATTTTTCCCCCTGCCAGGCCAAAGGTCTTGCTGGCATACAAAGGCATAAAACACCACACAATGCCGATGCAGGAGGTATAGGCATACCTGAAAAACACCAGGCCGGCCAGCTCCCGGTCCCGGATCACCACCGCCAGGGAGGCCGGGGCCCGTTTCTTGGTACGGATCCGTTCCAGGGACAAAGGGGGCAGAAAGATAAAACAGAGAATGGCTCCCAGGGCAGACAGTACGGTCATGCAGTAAAAGGCGGCATTCAAAGACCAGGCCTGCTGAACCACCCCGCCCATCACCGGCCCCAAAGACAGACTTAAAAACATGGACAGGTTAAACAGCCCCATGGCGTATCCTTCATTGCCTTCATGGCTGATTTCCCCCACATAGGCCTGGACCACGGGCATGATCATGGCAGAGCCTGCCCCCTGGATAAAACGGATGGCGATCAGCCCCTCCACATTGGAGGTCCACACAAAGGCAATGGCCACCAGCATGTATGTTAAAAGTCCTGCCAGGATAAAGGGTTTGCGTCCCTTTTTATCCGAAAGGGCGCCGAACCAGGGCAGAAAAAACGCCCGGGAAATGGAAAAGGCCCCGAAAATCATGGCCACGTAAATACCTGCCGCGCCAAGATCATGGGCATAGATGGGCAGCAGGGGCACCACAATGCCCACTCCCGTCACCGTAATAAAAATAATAAAAAATAGGGTGATGAATACCTTTTTGTGGTCCGAAGGGATGGCCCGGTACCCGCGGTGCAGAATCCGTGTAGCAGCCTGGGATACGGGTTCTCGTAAGCCGAAAAAAAAATCCATGGTAAAACGCTTGCGCCTTAAGGCCTAGGCCAGGCACTCCCTGACCTGGTCAATGAACCGGCTGGGCGTGGCAAAATCGCCTTTGCGGTAATTGACATGGCTCAGGTACAAAAAACGCTCGGCCCGGGTCATGGCCACATACATGAGCCGCCGTTCTTCGGACAGGGCCATATCGCCCTCGTCAATGGAGCGCCAGTGGGGAAACAATCCCTCTTCGCACCCGACAATAAACACCACGTCAAACTCCAGGCCCTTGGCCGAATGGATGGTCAGCAGCCCCACCCCGTTTTCATCCTGGTCGTCCTC is drawn from uncultured Desulfobacter sp. and contains these coding sequences:
- a CDS encoding MFS transporter, with translation MDFFFGLREPVSQAATRILHRGYRAIPSDHKKVFITLFFIIFITVTGVGIVVPLLPIYAHDLGAAGIYVAMIFGAFSISRAFFLPWFGALSDKKGRKPFILAGLLTYMLVAIAFVWTSNVEGLIAIRFIQGAGSAMIMPVVQAYVGEISHEGNEGYAMGLFNLSMFLSLSLGPVMGGVVQQAWSLNAAFYCMTVLSALGAILCFIFLPPLSLERIRTKKRAPASLAVVIRDRELAGLVFFRYAYTSCIGIVWCFMPLYASKTFGLAGGKIGLLVTAGVFVSGALQVPMGYAADRWNRKIMVIIGGMLSAAGIVYPFWASSFMDLFAGVCVFGLGGGIAMPALTALAVVKGEERQALGSVMAILTSAHSLGMFTGSVMAGLAMDFYSLSYAFPCGSLIMVLGTLVFPLLYRRQSAFRNLQRLPRAVVPGNAETPGKKG